From a single Paraburkholderia sp. FT54 genomic region:
- a CDS encoding sulfonate ABC transporter substrate-binding protein — MSRHSLLTRRAFIAGVGVSLAAATLPIVSTSVFAADAHAKEFRIGYQKAANTLVLLKAHGTLEKRLAPLGITVKWTEFPAGPQLLEGLNVGAIDFGYVGEAPPVFAQAAGANFVYVAYEVPTPHAEGILVHQDAPIKTLADLKGKKIAFNKGSDVHWFMVAALQKSGVKYSEVQPVFLAPADARAAFERGAIDAWAIWDPFLEAAKRQSNARLLADAEGIVSHHQFFLSARSFAEQNADVLAITMDEVGKEGAWVRGHYSEAAAELAPIQGLDAGVIEAGLRHYAHVYKPVDANVLAEQQRIADTFSELRIIPTKLITKDAALPASKV, encoded by the coding sequence ATGTCACGTCATTCGTTGCTCACGCGCCGCGCCTTCATTGCCGGTGTGGGCGTTTCGCTGGCCGCCGCCACGCTGCCCATTGTCTCGACCTCCGTTTTTGCCGCCGATGCGCACGCCAAGGAGTTCCGCATCGGATATCAGAAAGCCGCCAATACGCTGGTGTTGCTGAAGGCGCACGGGACGCTCGAAAAGCGGCTCGCGCCGCTCGGCATCACCGTCAAATGGACCGAGTTCCCTGCGGGGCCGCAGTTGCTGGAAGGACTGAACGTCGGCGCCATCGACTTCGGCTATGTCGGCGAGGCGCCGCCGGTGTTCGCGCAGGCCGCCGGCGCGAACTTCGTCTACGTCGCCTATGAGGTTCCGACGCCGCACGCCGAAGGCATTCTGGTGCATCAGGACGCGCCCATCAAAACGCTGGCCGATCTGAAGGGCAAGAAAATCGCCTTCAACAAAGGCTCGGATGTTCACTGGTTTATGGTTGCCGCGCTACAGAAAAGCGGCGTTAAGTACAGCGAAGTTCAGCCGGTCTTTCTGGCACCCGCCGATGCACGCGCGGCCTTTGAACGCGGTGCGATCGATGCATGGGCGATCTGGGATCCGTTCCTCGAAGCGGCGAAGCGGCAGTCGAACGCGCGCTTGCTGGCGGATGCCGAGGGCATTGTGAGCCATCACCAGTTCTTCCTGAGCGCCCGCTCGTTCGCCGAACAGAACGCCGATGTGCTCGCGATCACGATGGATGAAGTGGGCAAAGAAGGCGCGTGGGTACGGGGGCATTACAGCGAAGCCGCTGCAGAACTTGCGCCGATTCAGGGGCTCGACGCGGGGGTGATCGAAGCGGGCTTGCGGCACTACGCGCACGTCTATAAACCTGTCGATGCGAACGTGCTCGCGGAACAACAACGTATCGCTGACACTTTCAGCGAACTGCGCATCATCCCGACAAAGCTCATCACTAAGGA
- a CDS encoding gluconate:H+ symporter, with amino-acid sequence MHLTTTLAPWSSHDTQLILSCVLGLALIIVFISVLKLAPFLSILVGTFAAGFSAGLPLEAVASAFSKGAGALLGDVGIIIALGAMLGALMAESGAADRLVSTILKHSTPRTLPWMMAVVALIIGLPLFFEVGLVMMVPIIFVMARRSQQPILRIAIPALAGMTTLHALLPPHPGPLIAVSALHADLGLTLGLGLIVAIPAVILAGPLYGIWLSKRMHVVEPEEMGKLFSAKQDTGEPPSFAISLITILLPVVLMLGRTVAKLLLVPETFLFNTLNFLGEPLIALGLTVLFAVVALGWSRGMARERVGGILRKSLPPIAALLLTIGAGGGLKQALVVAGISSTIGKIAVGAHMPLILLAWLIAVALRQATGSATVATTTTAGIVAPVVAGLSTTHNSLMALAIGAGSVFFCHVNDAGFWMVREYFGLQLKQTVMVWSVLQTIVSVVGLALTLVLWTVLT; translated from the coding sequence GTGCATCTGACGACAACACTCGCGCCGTGGTCATCCCACGACACCCAACTCATTCTGTCGTGCGTGCTCGGGCTCGCACTGATCATCGTTTTCATCAGCGTACTGAAACTCGCGCCGTTCCTGTCGATTCTGGTCGGCACGTTCGCCGCGGGTTTTTCCGCCGGCCTGCCGCTCGAAGCGGTCGCCAGCGCATTCAGTAAAGGCGCCGGCGCGCTGCTCGGCGACGTCGGCATCATCATTGCGCTCGGCGCCATGCTCGGCGCGCTCATGGCCGAATCCGGCGCCGCCGACCGGCTCGTCTCGACCATTCTCAAACACTCCACGCCACGCACTCTGCCGTGGATGATGGCGGTGGTCGCGCTGATCATCGGCTTGCCGCTCTTCTTCGAAGTCGGCCTGGTGATGATGGTACCGATCATCTTCGTGATGGCGCGCCGTTCGCAGCAGCCAATCCTTCGCATCGCGATTCCGGCGCTGGCCGGCATGACCACATTGCACGCGCTCCTGCCGCCGCATCCCGGTCCACTGATCGCGGTGAGCGCATTGCATGCCGATCTCGGCCTGACGCTCGGGCTCGGTCTGATCGTCGCGATTCCCGCGGTGATCCTCGCCGGTCCGCTGTATGGCATCTGGTTATCCAAGCGGATGCACGTGGTCGAGCCGGAAGAAATGGGCAAGCTCTTCAGCGCCAAGCAAGACACCGGCGAGCCGCCGAGTTTCGCGATCTCGCTCATCACGATTCTGTTGCCCGTCGTGTTGATGCTAGGGCGCACGGTCGCCAAGCTGCTGCTTGTGCCCGAAACGTTCCTGTTCAACACGCTGAATTTCCTGGGTGAGCCGCTGATCGCGCTCGGCCTCACCGTGCTGTTCGCCGTGGTGGCGCTGGGTTGGTCGCGGGGCATGGCGCGCGAGCGCGTCGGCGGTATCCTGCGCAAGAGCTTGCCGCCGATCGCCGCGCTGCTGCTGACCATCGGCGCCGGCGGCGGCCTCAAGCAGGCGCTCGTGGTAGCGGGCATCAGTTCGACCATCGGCAAGATCGCAGTCGGCGCGCACATGCCGCTGATTCTGCTGGCGTGGCTGATCGCCGTCGCGCTGCGCCAGGCGACGGGCTCGGCGACGGTTGCCACCACCACGACGGCCGGCATCGTCGCGCCGGTCGTCGCCGGTCTCAGCACGACGCACAATTCGCTGATGGCGCTCGCCATCGGCGCGGGCTCGGTGTTCTTCTGCCACGTGAACGATGCCGGCTTCTGGATGGTCCGCGAGTACTTCGGTCTGCAACTGAAACAGACCGTGATGGTCTGGTCGGTGTTGCAGACGATCGTGTCCGTCGTCGGCCTCGCGCTCACACTCGTGTTGTGGACCGTGCTGACGTGA
- a CDS encoding DUF1272 domain-containing protein, producing the protein MLELRPSCEGCGKSLPPNASEAMICTYECTFCEVCALTTLRNVCPNCGGNFQHRPVRTRAQLEKHPAGTASHPVSIDETSHARFFERYRNTPPGER; encoded by the coding sequence ATGCTTGAACTGAGACCGTCCTGCGAAGGATGCGGCAAGTCGCTGCCGCCGAACGCGTCCGAAGCCATGATCTGCACGTACGAGTGCACCTTCTGCGAAGTGTGCGCGCTCACTACGCTGCGCAACGTGTGTCCGAATTGCGGCGGCAATTTCCAGCATCGGCCGGTTCGCACGCGCGCGCAACTCGAGAAACACCCGGCCGGTACAGCATCGCATCCCGTTTCGATCGACGAAACGTCGCACGCGCGTTTCTTCGAGCGCTACCGGAACACGCCGCCCGGCGAGCGCTAG
- a CDS encoding zf-HC2 domain-containing protein, protein MGKCKHITRLLSDALDRSLTTGEWVAIRLHLPTCSGCRNYRKQIRLLRVAAHTASGIATPGAVNNDD, encoded by the coding sequence ATGGGGAAATGTAAGCACATCACGCGCTTGTTGTCCGACGCGCTCGACCGCTCCTTGACGACCGGCGAGTGGGTCGCGATCCGGCTGCATCTGCCGACTTGCAGCGGCTGCCGCAACTATCGAAAGCAGATCCGCTTGCTTCGCGTGGCGGCGCATACGGCGAGTGGAATCGCGACGCCGGGTGCGGTGAATAACGACGATTGA
- a CDS encoding RNA polymerase factor sigma-70, with protein sequence MAQMSGPALDDPVYLTQLRRDLVRFARLQLRDAAAAEDAVQEALAAAWAQADRFTAQSEHKTWVFGILRHKLVDTLRARRRTINLSALESELDGEALLDRELFKDNGHWSRETKPRPWPTPETALRQQQFWTLFEMCLEHLPEHIGRVFMMREFLDLETEAICAELQMTANHCSVLIYRARLRLRTCLSEQGLSREDANGEM encoded by the coding sequence ATGGCGCAAATGAGCGGGCCGGCGCTCGACGATCCCGTTTATCTGACGCAATTGCGACGCGACCTGGTGCGCTTCGCCCGTTTGCAGTTGCGCGATGCCGCCGCGGCGGAAGACGCCGTCCAGGAGGCGCTCGCCGCGGCATGGGCGCAAGCCGATCGATTCACGGCGCAGTCGGAACATAAGACCTGGGTTTTCGGCATCCTGCGGCACAAACTCGTCGACACACTGCGCGCCCGGCGACGCACGATCAACCTGTCGGCGCTCGAATCCGAACTCGACGGTGAAGCGTTGCTCGATCGCGAGCTGTTCAAGGACAACGGCCATTGGTCGCGCGAAACCAAGCCGCGCCCTTGGCCGACGCCTGAAACCGCGCTGCGTCAGCAACAGTTCTGGACCTTGTTCGAGATGTGCCTGGAACACTTGCCCGAGCACATCGGACGCGTGTTCATGATGCGCGAATTTCTCGATCTCGAAACCGAGGCGATCTGCGCCGAATTGCAGATGACCGCCAATCATTGCAGCGTCCTGATCTACCGCGCGCGGCTGCGTTTGCGCACTTGCCTGAGCGAACAGGGCCTATCCCGCGAGGACGCAAATGGGGAAATGTAA
- a CDS encoding DUF6723 family protein, whose amino-acid sequence MASQVSRRAQGANHPVLTGRANYQVMASSRRISSGTVPTLKVIRLSDERVIYPFQGHADMPFFEDAEAAQTFAETYGWQLVDGDIAVPE is encoded by the coding sequence ATGGCAAGTCAAGTTTCCAGGCGCGCGCAGGGCGCGAATCATCCGGTGCTCACGGGGCGCGCGAACTATCAGGTGATGGCGTCTTCGCGCCGCATCTCGAGCGGCACTGTGCCGACGCTGAAAGTCATCCGCCTGAGCGACGAACGGGTGATCTACCCGTTCCAGGGGCACGCCGACATGCCCTTTTTCGAAGATGCCGAAGCGGCGCAGACGTTTGCCGAGACCTACGGCTGGCAACTGGTGGATGGTGACATCGCGGTGCCGGAGTGA
- a CDS encoding NAD(P)H-dependent oxidoreductase, which produces MTHHIAVVVGSLRRDSFNRHLAQAVISLAPSDFTFEFIDIGSLPLYSQDYDADYPEAGKQLKQRIEAADGLLFVTPEYNRSIPGVLKNALDWASRPWGTNSWRGKPGAVLGTSVGGTGTALAQQHLRNVLAYLDVATLGQPEVFIKHDPAVINEKGEILNDGTRKFLQTFVDRYVTWVKRHTAA; this is translated from the coding sequence ATGACCCACCACATTGCAGTGGTCGTCGGCAGCTTGCGGCGCGACTCGTTCAATCGGCACCTGGCGCAGGCCGTGATTTCACTCGCGCCGTCCGACTTCACCTTCGAATTCATCGACATCGGCTCGTTGCCCCTCTACAGCCAGGACTACGACGCCGACTATCCGGAAGCCGGCAAACAGCTGAAGCAGCGGATCGAAGCCGCCGATGGCCTGCTATTTGTCACGCCCGAATACAACCGGTCCATACCCGGCGTGCTGAAAAACGCGCTCGACTGGGCTTCGCGCCCGTGGGGCACCAATTCGTGGCGCGGCAAACCCGGCGCCGTGCTCGGCACGTCGGTCGGCGGGACTGGCACGGCGTTGGCGCAACAGCATCTGCGCAACGTGCTGGCGTATCTCGATGTGGCGACGCTCGGTCAACCCGAGGTGTTCATCAAGCACGATCCGGCGGTCATCAACGAAAAAGGCGAGATCCTGAACGACGGCACGCGTAAATTCCTGCAGACTTTCGTCGACCGCTACGTCACGTGGGTCAAGCGCCACACCGCTGCCTGA
- a CDS encoding ATP-binding protein has protein sequence MTPDRFEPPPASRRAASRQDEALFPAVPEQNFHVRRITLIALLIVAIVLPCVYVAAMALSDWRTREADATDMTLRTVRIAEEHALKVFDMNETLDARIVDLTEGLDDDGIRAREAAIHEKLRVMGGGYPQVAAVSIFGRDGALLASSRYLPSPAISVGEREDFTGIRDGKDLEHVSKVMTGHVAGEQVFNMGVKRLGADGSFAGVVSVALRPSYFDAFYRELLGGNNSGTPMTMSLVRTDGSILAHYPRTPREPTAMASQTPFAEALAQGRRAGVIRMHSNVDGENLILAFRHVGSYPVYVVCGYRASAIWAAWYRHLGVLILSMFTPSIALWCVIWLSLRRLGAEEEAWQRWQAEASMRRSIESAYRQSRKMEALGTLVGSVAHDFNNLLMILSANVQIVRRRGTSGLDRELSAMERALKSGQSLTRQLLGVARKQPLRNETLSLERWLPACRELLRASLGAKVSLVIDISVKVWPMRVDVAELELALINVAVNARDAMPNGGRFTVRATNIHFRHEDGFPLTGDFVQLSLEDTGAGMAPDVLARAFEPLFTTKPKGMGTGLGLPQVFAFCERSGGLAAIDSAVGAGTSVRLYLPRATAEPEADGPPETSVEQNGAPPGLRILLVEDNQEVAAGTEALLQMMGHQVTCVFNADTALRLFDDAHARQARTGEPLPFDLVLSDIHMPGTLNGIDLAEAVLAFHTKLPVILVTGYAEELDRARHVDVRVLSKPFDIGLLEELLQAIQHDLAQTGADPAAHPAE, from the coding sequence ATGACACCAGACCGGTTCGAACCGCCGCCCGCGAGTCGCCGTGCCGCTAGCCGGCAGGATGAGGCGTTGTTCCCAGCCGTGCCGGAACAGAATTTCCATGTGCGGCGCATTACCCTGATCGCCCTGCTGATCGTGGCGATCGTCCTGCCATGCGTGTATGTCGCGGCCATGGCGCTCAGCGATTGGCGCACGCGCGAGGCCGACGCCACCGACATGACGCTGCGCACGGTGCGGATTGCCGAAGAACACGCGCTGAAAGTGTTCGACATGAACGAAACGCTCGATGCGCGCATCGTCGATCTGACCGAGGGTCTTGACGACGACGGCATTCGCGCCCGCGAAGCCGCCATTCACGAGAAGTTGCGCGTCATGGGCGGCGGCTATCCGCAGGTGGCGGCCGTGTCGATCTTCGGGCGCGACGGCGCCTTGCTCGCCAGCAGCCGCTACCTGCCGTCGCCGGCCATCTCGGTCGGCGAGCGCGAGGACTTCACGGGCATTCGCGACGGCAAGGATCTCGAGCATGTGTCGAAGGTCATGACGGGGCACGTGGCCGGCGAACAGGTGTTCAACATGGGCGTCAAGCGGCTCGGCGCGGACGGCTCGTTCGCCGGCGTGGTCTCCGTCGCGCTGCGGCCGAGCTATTTCGACGCGTTCTATCGCGAACTGCTCGGCGGCAACAACAGCGGCACGCCGATGACCATGAGCCTCGTGCGCACGGACGGCTCGATCCTCGCGCACTATCCGCGCACGCCGCGCGAGCCCACCGCCATGGCGTCGCAAACGCCGTTCGCCGAAGCGCTCGCGCAGGGACGTCGGGCCGGCGTGATACGCATGCATTCGAATGTCGACGGCGAAAATCTGATCCTCGCGTTCCGCCACGTCGGTTCGTATCCCGTGTACGTGGTATGCGGCTATCGCGCCTCGGCGATCTGGGCCGCGTGGTACCGGCACCTCGGCGTGCTGATCCTGTCGATGTTCACGCCGTCCATCGCGCTGTGGTGCGTGATCTGGTTGTCGCTGCGCCGCCTCGGCGCCGAAGAGGAGGCGTGGCAACGCTGGCAGGCCGAAGCGTCCATGCGCCGCTCGATCGAATCGGCGTACCGTCAGTCGCGCAAGATGGAAGCGCTGGGCACGCTGGTCGGCAGCGTCGCGCACGACTTCAATAACCTGCTGATGATCCTCTCCGCCAACGTGCAGATCGTGCGGCGGCGCGGTACAAGCGGTCTGGACCGCGAACTGTCGGCGATGGAGCGGGCGCTCAAGAGCGGCCAGTCGCTCACCCGGCAGCTGCTCGGCGTTGCGCGCAAGCAGCCCTTGCGCAACGAGACACTGTCGCTGGAACGCTGGCTGCCGGCGTGCCGCGAGTTGCTGCGCGCCTCGCTCGGCGCGAAGGTATCGCTGGTGATCGATATCAGTGTCAAGGTCTGGCCGATGCGCGTCGATGTCGCGGAACTGGAGCTGGCGCTCATCAACGTTGCGGTGAACGCGCGCGACGCCATGCCGAACGGCGGGCGCTTCACAGTGCGCGCCACCAATATCCATTTCCGGCACGAAGACGGCTTTCCGCTAACGGGCGACTTCGTGCAGCTGTCGCTCGAAGATACCGGCGCGGGCATGGCGCCCGACGTGCTCGCGCGCGCCTTCGAGCCGCTTTTCACGACCAAGCCGAAAGGCATGGGCACGGGTCTCGGTTTGCCGCAGGTTTTCGCGTTCTGCGAGCGCTCCGGCGGCCTCGCCGCGATCGACAGCGCGGTTGGCGCGGGCACTTCCGTGCGTCTCTATCTGCCGCGCGCCACGGCCGAGCCGGAGGCCGACGGACCGCCTGAAACGAGCGTCGAGCAAAACGGCGCGCCGCCTGGCCTGCGCATTCTGCTGGTCGAGGACAACCAGGAAGTGGCCGCCGGCACCGAAGCCCTGCTGCAGATGATGGGCCATCAGGTCACGTGCGTCTTCAACGCCGACACCGCGCTGCGCCTGTTCGACGACGCCCACGCGCGGCAAGCCCGCACCGGCGAACCGCTGCCGTTCGATCTAGTGCTGTCCGACATCCATATGCCCGGCACCTTGAATGGCATCGATCTGGCCGAGGCGGTGCTCGCATTTCACACCAAACTGCCGGTCATTCTCGTCACCGGCTACGCGGAAGAGCTCGACCGTGCCCGCCACGTCGACGTGCGGGTGCTCTCCAAGCCTTTCGATATCGGTCTGCTGGAAGAACTCCTGCAAGCGATCCAGCACGATCTGGCGCAGACGGGCGCCGATCCGGCGGCGCATCCGGCGGAGTGA
- a CDS encoding response regulator translates to MSLPIVIADDSLLARKVLTKALPPDWEVDVSYASNGREALALYREGKASVMFLDLTMPDMTGYQVLEALQHEDLNTFVIVVSADVQPMAQSRVRALGAVAFIAKPVTPDSVLPILKEYGLYV, encoded by the coding sequence ATGTCATTGCCTATTGTGATCGCCGACGATTCGCTGCTTGCCCGCAAGGTGCTCACCAAGGCATTGCCGCCGGACTGGGAGGTCGACGTGTCTTACGCATCGAACGGGCGCGAAGCGCTCGCGCTGTATCGCGAAGGCAAAGCGTCGGTGATGTTCCTCGATCTGACCATGCCGGACATGACCGGTTATCAGGTGCTGGAAGCACTGCAGCACGAGGATCTGAACACCTTCGTCATCGTCGTCTCCGCTGACGTTCAGCCGATGGCCCAGTCGCGCGTGCGCGCGCTCGGTGCTGTCGCGTTCATCGCCAAGCCCGTGACGCCCGATTCGGTACTACCCATCCTCAAGGAGTACGGGTTGTATGTCTGA
- a CDS encoding chemotaxis protein CheC produces MSEPVLNEDQRDALQEVANLAMGQAATRLARLLDAFIELSVPRVKVVAVSEAAQALREMTGIEDTVSAVRQGFRSDIKGEALVICRSDSIEQLCALVSDPYSRSTYEAVSQTELVFDVANVLTGACVSCILDQLGRTPIFSAPGLLGEAMTLDEVFQPGVLQWEVALLVEVNFALEDQSFRAHLVMLMAEESIRHMNNALDALLSSL; encoded by the coding sequence ATGTCTGAGCCAGTCCTCAACGAAGATCAGCGCGACGCGCTGCAAGAGGTCGCCAATCTGGCGATGGGCCAAGCCGCGACGCGTCTGGCGCGGCTGCTCGATGCGTTCATCGAGTTGTCGGTGCCGCGCGTGAAGGTGGTGGCGGTCAGCGAGGCGGCGCAGGCGCTGCGGGAGATGACCGGGATCGAGGACACCGTGAGCGCGGTGCGCCAGGGTTTCCGCTCCGATATCAAGGGCGAGGCGCTGGTGATCTGCCGCAGCGACAGCATCGAACAACTGTGCGCGCTCGTCAGCGATCCATACTCGCGCTCGACCTACGAGGCGGTGAGCCAGACAGAGCTGGTGTTCGATGTGGCGAACGTGCTGACTGGCGCCTGCGTGTCGTGCATTCTCGACCAGCTCGGCCGCACGCCGATCTTCTCGGCGCCGGGTTTGCTCGGCGAAGCCATGACGCTCGACGAGGTCTTCCAGCCCGGTGTGCTGCAATGGGAAGTGGCCTTGCTGGTCGAAGTGAATTTCGCGCTCGAGGACCAGAGTTTCCGCGCGCACCTCGTGATGCTGATGGCCGAAGAATCGATTCGCCACATGAACAACGCGCTCGACGCGCTGCTGTCGA